A genomic region of Sulfobacillus acidophilus DSM 10332 contains the following coding sequences:
- a CDS encoding Peptidoglycan glycosyltransferase (PFAM: Penicillin binding protein transpeptidase domain; Transglycosylase~COGs: COG0744 Membrane carboxypeptidase (penicillin-binding protein)~InterPro IPR001264:IPR001460~KEGG: adg:Adeg_1696 penicillin-binding protein, 1A family~PFAM: Glycosyl transferase, family 51; Penicillin-binding protein, transpeptidase~PRIAM: Peptidoglycan glycosyltransferase~SPTR: Penicillin-binding protein, 1A family) yields MRCPQCGRRGWWHRCPHRRARLKRIRGVLALAGLGLALLGVPLTRAWHTTNVTLPTLAPSPGAKIYDAEGHLILQLNSQPGVRPIPLTAIAPALPTALIAIEDHGFYHNHGFDLKSLVRAFWVDLTHRAPVEGASTITEQLAKNLYLSDQKTLGRKWQEFWLGLSLARHYTKAQILDAYLNQVYFGHGAYGIGEASRIYFDTSPRRLTLPEATLLAGLPQAPSRYDPWLHWSLARSRQREVLDAMVKYHDLTPAEAARVWQSPLHLRHPAFNPGNHYPDPWYVDLVIDDLLTHGFTVQDLYHQPLKIYTALRPRVYAIANRTVNQIMTREFGPARHTYADHQAAVVVENPANGHIWAVIGGRRHLAYEQANLALSAWRSTGSTIKPLLDYAPALARGYTPLSVLQDVPTYRGINGQSWWPANDDFLYRGYLTLEDALAISDNNVAVHLLNRIGIPYAAQFVRTRFGLQLPPHFRQSGLQAALGIDQNVWNMTLAYGALANQGVRLSPILVTRVVKGHRVIYRDPQHAVRALTPAEAYVLTQMLTRVLDPKPLTGIGPGAWPTGHALGIGRPAAGKTGTSTEEADAWFIGYEPQMVVGVWEGNRLGEWAQPYTETNQGPAYGATVAGPIWREIMIDVNRTLALTAEPFPRPAGVRWVAGVSRTSGALKGPYCPANEVAGAWMVTQTAPRHIGHSHVLVRIPLDHPNQEWQPGCGPYITRVALSPEPDWHPGVPKPWDARNWPPTTLCRPSVRIR; encoded by the coding sequence ATGCGGTGTCCCCAATGCGGTCGGCGGGGATGGTGGCATCGCTGTCCCCATCGGCGCGCGCGTCTTAAGCGCATCCGTGGTGTCTTGGCGCTCGCGGGATTAGGTTTGGCCCTTTTGGGGGTTCCCCTGACCCGCGCCTGGCATACGACCAACGTGACCCTCCCGACGCTGGCCCCCTCTCCGGGAGCGAAAATATATGATGCCGAGGGTCATCTGATTTTGCAGTTAAATAGTCAACCCGGAGTGCGCCCGATCCCCTTGACGGCGATTGCTCCGGCCCTGCCGACGGCCCTGATCGCTATTGAAGACCATGGGTTTTACCACAATCACGGGTTTGATCTCAAATCGCTGGTGCGGGCCTTTTGGGTGGATCTTACCCATCGGGCACCGGTCGAAGGGGCGAGCACGATTACCGAACAGTTGGCGAAAAACCTTTATCTCAGCGATCAAAAAACCCTGGGGCGAAAGTGGCAAGAATTTTGGCTAGGGCTTTCTCTCGCCCGCCATTATACGAAAGCGCAAATTTTGGATGCCTACTTAAATCAAGTCTATTTCGGACATGGAGCGTACGGCATCGGAGAAGCGTCCCGCATCTATTTTGATACGTCGCCGCGCCGCCTCACCCTCCCGGAAGCCACGCTGTTGGCCGGACTGCCGCAAGCCCCGAGCCGTTATGACCCTTGGCTCCATTGGTCCCTAGCCCGTTCCCGGCAACGGGAGGTTCTCGACGCCATGGTAAAATATCATGATTTGACCCCGGCCGAAGCCGCCCGCGTCTGGCAAAGCCCCCTGCATTTGCGCCATCCGGCGTTTAATCCGGGTAACCATTATCCCGATCCCTGGTACGTCGACTTGGTGATTGACGACCTATTGACCCACGGATTTACCGTCCAGGATCTCTACCACCAACCGCTGAAAATTTATACGGCGCTCCGGCCGCGCGTCTATGCCATCGCCAATCGTACCGTCAACCAGATAATGACCCGCGAATTCGGCCCCGCCCGACACACCTACGCGGACCACCAAGCGGCGGTCGTGGTGGAAAATCCCGCCAACGGGCACATCTGGGCGGTCATCGGTGGGCGTCGGCACTTAGCCTATGAGCAGGCGAATTTGGCGCTGTCGGCTTGGCGTTCCACCGGCTCGACCATTAAGCCGCTCCTCGATTATGCCCCGGCACTGGCCCGCGGCTATACGCCGCTCAGCGTATTGCAAGATGTCCCGACCTATCGTGGAATCAATGGCCAATCCTGGTGGCCGGCCAATGACGATTTTCTCTATCGCGGGTATTTAACGTTGGAAGATGCCTTAGCCATCTCCGACAACAATGTGGCCGTCCATCTGCTGAACCGCATCGGCATCCCCTATGCGGCCCAATTTGTCCGCACCCGCTTCGGACTTCAGCTGCCGCCGCATTTCCGCCAATCCGGCCTACAGGCGGCGCTCGGGATCGATCAAAACGTATGGAATATGACGCTCGCCTATGGCGCCCTCGCGAATCAGGGGGTGCGCCTATCCCCCATTCTGGTTACGCGCGTGGTGAAAGGGCACCGGGTCATTTACCGCGACCCGCAGCATGCCGTGAGAGCCCTAACCCCGGCCGAAGCCTATGTGCTCACCCAGATGCTGACCCGGGTATTGGACCCGAAACCGCTGACCGGGATTGGACCCGGAGCCTGGCCGACCGGCCACGCGCTCGGAATCGGTCGCCCGGCGGCGGGCAAAACCGGTACCAGTACGGAAGAGGCCGACGCCTGGTTTATCGGCTATGAACCCCAAATGGTGGTCGGGGTGTGGGAAGGCAACCGATTGGGCGAATGGGCCCAACCCTATACCGAAACCAACCAAGGCCCCGCTTACGGAGCTACCGTAGCCGGACCCATCTGGCGAGAGATTATGATCGACGTAAACCGGACCCTGGCCCTGACGGCAGAACCGTTTCCGCGACCGGCCGGAGTGCGTTGGGTCGCCGGCGTAAGCCGCACGTCGGGTGCGTTGAAAGGCCCCTACTGCCCGGCGAATGAAGTCGCCGGCGCCTGGATGGTGACCCAAACGGCCCCGCGGCATATCGGCCATAGCCATGTGCTCGTCCGGATACCGCTGGACCATCCCAATCAAGAGTGGCAGCCGGGTTGCGGCCCCTATATTACCCGGGTGGCGCTGAGTCCCGAGCCCGATTGGCACCCCGGTGTCCCGAAACCGTGGGATGCTCGGAATTGGCCCCCGACCACCCTCTGTCGGCCCTCCGTCAGGATTCGATGA
- a CDS encoding RNase HII (PFAM: Ribonuclease HII~COGs: COG0164 Ribonuclease HII~InterPro IPR001352~KEGG: nde:NIDE3069 ribonuclease HII~PFAM: Ribonuclease HII/HIII~PRIAM: Ribonuclease H~SPTR: Ribonuclease HII): MNTLAPLFETPFWDMGLLVAGTDEVGRGPLAGPVVAVAVLWPPGADLEGLDDSKRLTEARRNRLYPEIVKRALAIGVGAAGPRTIERINILEASRRAMRRALAALPLTPEVVLSDAMELPGQPSYVVALIHGDRRAPSIAAASVVAKVLRDRYMTELARQYPQYGFERHKGYATPEHLAALRQFGPSPAHRQTFIDHLIES; the protein is encoded by the coding sequence ATGAACACCTTAGCCCCGCTCTTTGAAACGCCGTTTTGGGACATGGGTCTTTTGGTGGCGGGCACGGACGAAGTCGGACGGGGTCCCTTGGCGGGACCGGTGGTCGCGGTCGCCGTGTTATGGCCGCCAGGGGCCGATTTGGAGGGTTTGGACGATTCCAAACGGTTGACCGAAGCGCGGCGCAACCGGCTTTACCCGGAAATCGTGAAGCGGGCACTGGCCATCGGGGTGGGCGCGGCGGGTCCTCGCACCATCGAACGGATCAACATTTTGGAGGCCTCGCGCCGGGCCATGCGGCGGGCGCTGGCGGCTTTGCCGCTTACGCCCGAGGTTGTGCTGAGTGATGCGATGGAACTCCCCGGGCAGCCTTCGTACGTCGTGGCCTTGATTCACGGTGACCGGCGAGCCCCGAGTATCGCCGCGGCCTCCGTGGTGGCGAAGGTGCTGCGGGACCGCTATATGACGGAATTGGCCCGGCAATATCCGCAGTATGGATTTGAGCGCCATAAGGGGTATGCCACCCCGGAGCATCTTGCGGCATTGCGACAGTTCGGCCCGTCACCGGCACATCGCCAAACCTTTATCGATCACCTCATCGAATCCTGA
- a CDS encoding GTP-binding protein HSR1-related protein (PFAM: GTPase of unknown function~COGs: COG1161 GTPase~InterPro IPR002917~KEGG: sth:STH1473 hypothetical protein~PFAM: GTP-binding protein, HSR1-related~SPTR: Putative uncharacterized protein), which translates to MHKNSWYPGHMVATQKTIREMAPYLTLFIEVVDARAPMATRHRPLAQWVGKTPRLVLLNKADVADPAVTEAWLEWFHGQGEAALAVTAGESATTSRVRRMITARWSPPYRIAIVGLPNVGKSTLLNRMVGKNRVRTGAKPGLTRGPQWIRVEPGWEWLDLPGVVTPSRSRDWRLKALGVVAVDPEEIEAVAAEIWALVYPERSWEAWARENGYLAAGNRVDVQRTAQSVLIRFQKGQFGRISLERPEQP; encoded by the coding sequence ATGCATAAAAATTCCTGGTATCCCGGCCACATGGTGGCCACGCAAAAGACCATTCGCGAAATGGCCCCCTATCTCACCTTATTTATCGAAGTCGTTGACGCACGGGCGCCGATGGCGACGCGGCACCGGCCTTTGGCGCAATGGGTCGGGAAAACGCCGCGGTTGGTGTTGTTAAATAAAGCCGATGTGGCGGATCCCGCCGTGACCGAGGCGTGGCTGGAGTGGTTTCACGGCCAAGGGGAGGCGGCTTTGGCGGTGACCGCCGGCGAGTCGGCGACGACCTCACGGGTGCGGCGAATGATTACCGCCCGCTGGTCTCCTCCCTATCGCATTGCGATCGTGGGGCTTCCGAATGTCGGCAAGTCGACGTTGTTAAATCGCATGGTGGGCAAAAACCGGGTGCGGACCGGGGCAAAGCCGGGGCTAACCCGCGGGCCGCAATGGATCCGGGTGGAGCCCGGGTGGGAGTGGTTGGATTTGCCCGGAGTGGTCACCCCGTCTCGTAGCCGAGACTGGCGCTTAAAGGCATTAGGCGTGGTGGCGGTGGATCCCGAGGAAATAGAAGCTGTGGCCGCCGAGATTTGGGCGCTGGTATATCCGGAGCGTTCGTGGGAAGCCTGGGCCCGCGAAAACGGATATCTGGCGGCCGGTAATCGGGTGGATGTGCAACGGACGGCCCAATCGGTCCTCATCCGCTTTCAGAAAGGGCAATTCGGCAGAATCAGCTTGGAGCGACCAGAGCAGCCATGA
- a CDS encoding signal peptidase I (PFAM: Peptidase S24-like~TIGRFAM: signal peptidase I, bacterial type~COGs: COG0681 Signal peptidase I~InterPro IPR019759:IPR019533:IPR000223~KEGG: tmr:Tmar_0963 signal peptidase I~PFAM: Peptidase S24/S26A/S26B, conserved region; Peptidase S26, conserved region~PRIAM: Signal peptidase I~SPTR: Signal peptidase I;~TIGRFAM: Peptidase S26A, signal peptidase I), which translates to MPRNKSTTREVLETIIIAFVLAFLIRTFVFESYQVQGISMEPTLHNGDRVLVNKLAYVFGQPKTGQIIVFKSPVIPSQDWIKRVIGVPGDTIRVSHNVVYINGHRYPEPFLEYRGSPNVAPTYVPPGYLWVEGDNRPKSFDSRYFGLLPIKNVRGRAILVWWPPRDMKWLP; encoded by the coding sequence GTGCCACGAAATAAAAGTACAACCCGGGAAGTTCTCGAAACCATTATCATCGCTTTCGTATTGGCGTTTTTAATTCGCACCTTTGTGTTCGAATCCTATCAGGTGCAAGGTATTTCGATGGAGCCGACGTTACATAACGGGGACCGGGTTCTGGTCAATAAACTCGCCTATGTCTTTGGACAGCCTAAAACCGGACAAATCATCGTCTTCAAGAGTCCGGTGATTCCTTCCCAAGATTGGATCAAACGGGTCATTGGGGTGCCCGGGGATACCATACGGGTGTCCCACAATGTGGTTTATATTAACGGACATCGCTATCCGGAGCCGTTTTTGGAATACCGCGGGTCGCCCAACGTGGCACCCACTTACGTGCCGCCGGGCTATCTCTGGGTTGAAGGGGATAACCGCCCTAAGAGCTTTGACAGCCGTTATTTTGGTCTCTTGCCGATTAAAAATGTTCGTGGCCGGGCCATTTTGGTTTGGTGGCCCCCGCGCGACATGAAGTGGCTGCCCTGA
- a CDS encoding 50S ribosomal protein L19 (PFAM: Ribosomal protein L19~TIGRFAM: ribosomal protein L19, bacterial type~COGs: COG0335 Ribosomal protein L19~HAMAP: Ribosomal protein L19~InterPro IPR001857~KEGG: chy:CHY_1428 50S ribosomal protein L19~PFAM: Ribosomal protein L19~SPTR: 50S ribosomal protein L19;~TIGRFAM: Ribosomal protein L19) — MDYIKLLEEDQMRHDIPEFRPGDTVRVAVKIREGNRERVQMFEGVVIRKRGTGLSKTFTVRRVTYGVGVERTFLLHSPRLESIEVVRRGKVRRARLYYLRKLRGKAARIRERR; from the coding sequence ATGGATTACATCAAGTTGTTGGAAGAAGACCAGATGCGGCATGACATTCCGGAGTTTCGCCCGGGCGACACCGTGCGTGTGGCGGTCAAAATCCGTGAAGGCAACCGGGAACGGGTGCAGATGTTTGAGGGTGTGGTCATTCGCAAACGCGGCACCGGGCTTTCCAAGACCTTTACGGTTCGTCGGGTGACATATGGGGTAGGGGTTGAGCGGACCTTTTTGCTGCATTCCCCGCGGTTGGAATCGATTGAAGTGGTACGCCGGGGTAAAGTGCGGCGGGCACGGCTCTACTACCTGCGCAAATTGCGTGGAAAAGCCGCCCGTATTCGCGAACGGCGCTAG
- a CDS encoding tRNA (Guanine37-N(1)-) methyltransferase (PFAM: tRNA (Guanine-1)-methyltransferase~TIGRFAM: tRNA (guanine-N1)-methyltransferase~COGs: COG0336 tRNA-(guanine-N1)-methyltransferase~HAMAP: tRNA (guanine-N1-)-methyltransferase, bacteria~InterPro IPR016009:IPR002649~KEGG: sep:SE0915 tRNA (guanine-N(1)-)-methyltransferase~PFAM: tRNA (guanine-N1-)-methyltransferase~PRIAM: tRNA (guanine-N(1)-)-methyltransferase~SPTR: tRNA (guanine-N(1)-)-methyltransferase;~TIGRFAM: tRNA (guanine-N1-)-methyltransferase, bacteria) — translation MVIQVVSLFPDMMRAVWNTSILKRAQSRHLVDLRVVPLRWFGLGPHRQADDYPFGGGPGMLLRPDVVVPAVEWAMMHHRQPAQVVLTSAQGKPFTQELARKWAQSPHLIIVAGHYEGIDDRVRQILNAEEVSIGDYVLTGGELPALVMVDAVVRLIPGVLGSGQGAADDSFSIGPGLLEGPQFTRPEVYRGLSVPDVLLSGHHQAIRQWRQQVAWEWTRDRRPDLLPTHSERREEDL, via the coding sequence ATGGTGATCCAAGTGGTCAGCCTGTTTCCGGACATGATGCGGGCGGTGTGGAACACCAGTATCTTAAAGCGGGCCCAATCCCGTCACCTGGTCGATTTACGGGTGGTGCCGCTACGGTGGTTTGGGTTAGGGCCTCATCGGCAAGCCGACGACTATCCCTTCGGGGGCGGTCCCGGGATGTTGTTACGGCCTGACGTGGTGGTGCCCGCCGTCGAATGGGCGATGATGCACCATCGACAGCCGGCTCAGGTGGTACTGACGTCGGCGCAAGGTAAGCCGTTTACCCAAGAGTTGGCGCGGAAATGGGCCCAAAGTCCCCACTTGATTATCGTCGCCGGTCACTACGAAGGGATTGACGATCGGGTGCGGCAAATACTCAACGCCGAAGAGGTGTCGATCGGGGACTATGTGCTGACGGGTGGCGAATTGCCGGCATTGGTCATGGTTGACGCCGTGGTGCGGTTAATCCCGGGAGTATTGGGGAGCGGCCAGGGCGCGGCCGACGACAGCTTCAGTATTGGGCCGGGGCTCTTGGAAGGGCCGCAGTTTACGCGGCCGGAAGTCTACCGAGGGCTTTCGGTGCCGGACGTGCTACTCAGTGGCCATCACCAAGCGATTCGGCAATGGCGCCAACAGGTGGCTTGGGAGTGGACTCGGGACCGTCGGCCGGATTTATTGCCGACACATTCCGAACGAAGGGAGGAGGACCTCTAA
- a CDS encoding 16S rRNA processing protein RimM (PFAM: PRC-barrel domain; RimM N-terminal domain~TIGRFAM: 16S rRNA processing protein RimM~COGs: COG0806 RimM protein required for 16S rRNA processing~HAMAP: 16S rRNA processing protein RimM~InterPro IPR002676:IPR007903:IPR011961~KEGG: sth:STH1469 16S rRNA processing protein~PFAM: RimM protein; PRC-barrel~SPTR: Ribosome maturation factor rimM;~TIGRFAM: 16S rRNA processing protein RimM), protein MSKSPAVWPGHVLVGQITAPHGIDGTFRVYPTTDFPERWRQWQSVVIDRLGGSRAVIQSRLTPTMVLLKVEGIQTRDAAEALRGALVMVPETALPDLPPGEYYWHQLIGLTVVEVGTGRVLGTLAHVLRTGARHDVFEVERPGKKSLLIPALKDVVKHVSLAEGRMDVALLPGLEDVAD, encoded by the coding sequence ATGAGTAAGTCGCCGGCGGTTTGGCCTGGCCATGTGCTGGTGGGTCAAATCACGGCGCCGCACGGCATTGACGGGACATTTCGCGTCTATCCCACGACCGACTTCCCGGAACGCTGGCGGCAATGGCAATCGGTGGTGATTGACCGCTTAGGGGGATCGCGGGCGGTGATCCAAAGCCGTTTGACACCGACCATGGTCTTACTGAAAGTGGAAGGCATTCAAACCCGCGATGCGGCCGAGGCGTTACGCGGCGCATTGGTGATGGTGCCGGAAACGGCGCTGCCGGATTTGCCGCCCGGGGAATATTATTGGCACCAGCTGATTGGGCTCACCGTGGTGGAAGTCGGAACCGGGCGGGTGCTGGGAACATTAGCCCATGTCTTACGCACGGGAGCCCGGCACGACGTTTTCGAGGTCGAGCGGCCGGGGAAGAAAAGCCTTTTGATTCCGGCGCTGAAAGATGTAGTGAAACACGTGTCGTTAGCCGAAGGCCGGATGGACGTCGCCTTATTGCCCGGATTGGAGGACGTGGCCGATTGA
- a CDS encoding 30S ribosomal protein S16 (PFAM: Ribosomal protein S16~TIGRFAM: ribosomal protein S16~COGs: COG0228 Ribosomal protein S16~HAMAP: Ribosomal protein S16~InterPro IPR000307~KEGG: bbe:BBR47_36170 30S ribosomal protein S16~PFAM: Ribosomal protein S16~SPTR: 30S ribosomal protein S16;~TIGRFAM: Ribosomal protein S16), with amino-acid sequence MVKIRLRRMGAKKRPFYRVVVADSRSPRDGRFIDEIGYYDPTKEPAVIKIDVDKAIRWINNGAQPTDTARSLLRKSGVFKQIHDLKQAAKAPAAAEAHE; translated from the coding sequence ATGGTAAAAATTCGACTCCGACGGATGGGGGCCAAAAAACGGCCGTTTTATCGCGTGGTGGTCGCCGACTCCCGGTCGCCTCGGGACGGTCGCTTCATCGACGAGATTGGCTATTACGATCCGACGAAAGAACCGGCCGTGATTAAAATCGATGTCGACAAAGCGATTCGTTGGATTAACAACGGCGCCCAGCCGACCGACACGGCACGTTCATTGCTCCGGAAATCGGGCGTGTTTAAACAGATTCACGACTTGAAACAGGCAGCCAAAGCGCCGGCCGCCGCCGAGGCGCATGAGTAA
- a CDS encoding signal recognition particle subunit FFH/SRP54 (srp54) (PFAM: SRP54-type protein, GTPase domain; SRP54-type protein, helical bundle domain; Signal peptide binding domain~TIGRFAM: signal recognition particle protein~COGs: COG0541 Signal recognition particle GTPase~InterProIPR013822:IPR000897:IPR004125:IPR004780:IPR 003593~KEGG: gtn:GTNG_1049 signal recognition particle subunit Ffh/SRP54~PFAM: Signal recognition particle, SRP54 subunit, GTPase; Signal recognition particle, SRP54 subunit, helical bundle; Signal recognition particle, SRP54 subunit, M-domain~SMART: ATPase, AAA+ type, core~SPTR: Signal recognition particle, subunit Ffh/SRP54;~TIGRFAM: Signal recognition particle, SRP), whose amino-acid sequence MFDALTEKLQNTFKKMRSKGRLTEADVREALREVRLALLEADVNFKVVKEFLTRVEERAVGQDILKSLTPAQSVIRIVNDELTTLMGSTHERVRLASNPPTVIYLVGLQGAGKTTAAAKLARYFKQQGRQPLLVAADVYRPAAVDQLETLGQQIGVPVAHEPGADPVRLAQLGMERSKKLARDIVIIDTAGRLHVDEALMTELARMQEAVPAHETLLVVDAMTGQDAVRVATAFHERLPLTGVILTKLDGDARGGAALSIRQVTGLPIKLVGTGEKLDALEPFNPDRMASRILGMGDIQTLIEKAEQNLDQEDTKELAKKIGRADFTLDDFQAMLNQVKKLGPLSKIMEMMPGMGQLAKVKGQIDDRSVVRVEAILNSMTKKERQRPEIIDGSRRLRIARGSGTSVQEVNRLLKQFEEMRKLMRQMKGKPGKSRLGRMPFPPLG is encoded by the coding sequence ATGTTTGACGCACTCACGGAAAAACTCCAAAACACCTTTAAGAAGATGCGCAGTAAAGGGCGGCTGACCGAGGCGGATGTGCGCGAGGCGCTCCGTGAAGTGCGTTTGGCGCTGTTGGAAGCCGACGTCAATTTTAAGGTGGTTAAAGAGTTTTTGACGCGGGTGGAAGAGCGGGCGGTCGGGCAAGATATTTTAAAAAGCCTGACCCCGGCGCAAAGCGTCATTCGGATTGTGAATGACGAGCTCACAACGCTGATGGGCTCCACTCATGAGCGGGTGCGGCTGGCCTCGAATCCCCCAACGGTGATTTACCTGGTCGGATTGCAAGGCGCCGGAAAAACCACCGCAGCCGCCAAATTGGCTCGCTATTTCAAGCAACAAGGCCGTCAACCGCTTTTGGTCGCGGCCGACGTATATCGGCCGGCGGCCGTGGATCAGTTGGAAACGTTGGGACAGCAAATTGGGGTTCCGGTGGCCCATGAGCCCGGCGCCGACCCGGTGCGGTTGGCGCAACTAGGGATGGAACGGTCCAAAAAGTTGGCGCGTGATATTGTCATCATCGACACCGCCGGGCGTTTGCACGTGGATGAGGCGTTAATGACGGAACTCGCCCGTATGCAGGAAGCCGTACCGGCCCACGAAACGCTCTTGGTCGTGGATGCCATGACCGGGCAGGACGCGGTGCGGGTGGCGACCGCTTTTCACGAGCGGTTACCGTTAACCGGCGTCATTCTCACCAAATTGGACGGAGACGCCCGCGGCGGGGCGGCATTATCCATTCGCCAAGTGACCGGGCTGCCGATTAAACTGGTGGGGACCGGCGAAAAGCTGGATGCGCTCGAGCCGTTTAATCCGGATCGGATGGCCTCGCGGATTTTGGGCATGGGCGATATTCAGACATTGATTGAAAAAGCCGAACAAAATCTCGACCAGGAAGACACCAAGGAGCTGGCCAAAAAAATCGGCCGGGCGGATTTCACCTTGGATGACTTTCAAGCCATGCTGAACCAGGTGAAAAAATTAGGGCCGTTGTCCAAAATCATGGAAATGATGCCGGGCATGGGGCAATTGGCCAAAGTCAAAGGCCAAATTGATGACCGCTCGGTGGTCCGGGTGGAAGCCATTTTAAACTCGATGACCAAAAAAGAGCGACAACGCCCGGAAATCATCGACGGCAGTCGGCGTTTGCGCATTGCCCGCGGCAGCGGAACCAGTGTCCAAGAGGTTAACCGCCTCTTGAAGCAGTTCGAGGAGATGCGCAAACTCATGCGTCAAATGAAGGGCAAGCCGGGCAAATCGCGGTTGGGACGCATGCCGTTTCCCCCGCTAGGCTAA
- a CDS encoding UPF0122 protein (PFAM: Putative helix-turn-helix protein, YlxM / p13 like~COGs: COG2739 conserved hypothetical protein~HAMAP: UPF0122 protein~InterPro IPR007394~KEGG: nth:Nther_1367 putative helix-turn-helix protein YlxM/p13 family protein~PFAM: Putative helix-turn-helix protein, YlxM/p13-like~SPTR: UPF0122 protein HMPREF0889_0955), translating into MKALDRVDRGLLLDLYGSLLTDRQREIWHLYYLEDWSLAEISEFKGISRAAVYDVLERTERALADYEVRLGLLAAWQSRRQVLAELVAAVAALPPDTPGLSRIRPLVRRLAEEEGLSDV; encoded by the coding sequence ATGAAGGCGTTAGACCGGGTGGATCGCGGGCTGTTGTTGGACCTTTATGGAAGTCTGCTCACCGATCGGCAACGCGAAATATGGCACCTCTACTATCTGGAAGACTGGTCGTTGGCTGAAATCAGCGAATTCAAAGGCATATCCCGGGCCGCGGTTTATGACGTGTTGGAACGCACCGAACGGGCTTTGGCGGACTACGAAGTGCGCTTAGGGCTATTAGCCGCGTGGCAGTCCCGGCGGCAAGTTCTCGCCGAGCTCGTGGCGGCGGTGGCCGCCTTACCGCCGGACACGCCCGGATTGTCGAGAATACGGCCTTTAGTGCGGCGGCTGGCGGAAGAGGAGGGGCTCTCGGATGTTTGA